A part of Corynebacterium afermentans subsp. lipophilum genomic DNA contains:
- the fkpA gene encoding FKBP-type peptidyl-prolyl cis-trans isomerase FkpA, with protein sequence MEKPFIDKPEGPAPADLVIEDITVGEGAEAVAGGYVKVHYLGVDFETGEEFDSSWDRGEAAEFPLTGLIQGWQEGIPGMKVGGRRQLTIPPEKAYGPAGGGHPLSGRTLVFIIDLLDAS encoded by the coding sequence ATGGAAAAGCCGTTCATCGACAAGCCGGAGGGCCCGGCGCCTGCAGACCTCGTCATCGAGGACATCACTGTCGGCGAGGGCGCAGAGGCCGTGGCCGGCGGTTATGTCAAGGTCCACTACCTTGGCGTGGACTTTGAAACGGGCGAGGAGTTCGACTCCTCCTGGGACCGTGGCGAGGCCGCAGAGTTCCCGCTCACCGGCCTGATCCAGGGCTGGCAGGAAGGTATCCCCGGCATGAAGGTCGGCGGCCGCCGCCAGCTGACCATCCCGCCGGAAAAGGCATACGGCCCAGCGGGCGGCGGGCACCCGCTGTCCGGGCGCACCCTCGTGTTCATCATCGACCTGCTCGACGCCAGCTAG
- a CDS encoding aldo/keto reductase, producing the protein MRIPVTTLNDGYDFPLLGLGTYKLTGDEVEPIVRTAIELGYRHIDTAALYDNEVEVGKAINAAIKAGDVTREELFVTTKLWNDDQERVAEAYQESLERLDLEFIDLYLVHWPWPQHGTYVKAFEQVAELQGMGRLQSVGVANFYPEVLDEIIEATGISPVLNQVELHAGFTQPELRAYHDERDIVTEAWAPLARGSNFDDPAIQAVADKHGATAAQVSLAYLMQLGCSVVPKTANPKRLEENLGAVGVTLDSEDVAALDGVKGERLSGDPLTFPG; encoded by the coding sequence ATGCGCATCCCGGTCACCACACTTAACGACGGCTACGATTTCCCCCTCCTCGGCCTCGGCACCTACAAGCTGACCGGCGACGAGGTGGAGCCCATCGTGCGCACCGCGATCGAGCTCGGCTACCGCCACATCGACACCGCGGCGCTCTACGACAACGAAGTCGAGGTGGGTAAGGCCATCAACGCAGCGATCAAGGCCGGCGACGTCACGCGCGAAGAGCTGTTTGTGACCACCAAGCTGTGGAACGACGACCAGGAGCGCGTGGCCGAGGCCTACCAAGAGTCGCTCGAGCGCCTCGACCTCGAATTCATTGACCTCTACCTCGTGCACTGGCCGTGGCCGCAGCACGGCACTTACGTGAAGGCCTTCGAGCAGGTCGCGGAGCTGCAGGGGATGGGTCGGCTGCAGTCTGTCGGCGTGGCCAACTTCTACCCGGAGGTGCTCGACGAGATTATCGAGGCCACCGGCATTTCCCCGGTGCTCAACCAGGTGGAGCTGCACGCCGGGTTCACCCAGCCCGAGCTGCGCGCCTACCACGACGAGCGCGATATCGTGACCGAGGCGTGGGCACCGCTTGCCCGCGGCTCGAACTTCGACGACCCGGCCATCCAGGCCGTCGCCGACAAGCACGGCGCGACCGCTGCGCAGGTCTCGCTGGCGTACCTGATGCAGCTTGGCTGCTCCGTGGTGCCGAAGACCGCCAACCCGAAGCGTCTGGAGGAAAATCTCGGCGCGGTGGGTGTCACGCTGGACAGCGAGGACGTCGCCGCCCTAGACGGTGTGAAAGGTGAGCGCCTCTCAGGCGACCCGTTGACGTTCCCTGGGTAG
- a CDS encoding DUF485 domain-containing protein, protein MAGSTAVPQRREPTPDEFVAMQQSPEFQDLRGTFRGFTFPVMIAAFLWYVFYVVFATFAPDVMAKDFLGLNVGLWLGLAQFFTTFLITWIYVSWANKNIEPRAAHIREEMEG, encoded by the coding sequence ATGGCCGGTTCCACCGCTGTCCCGCAACGCCGCGAGCCAACTCCTGACGAGTTCGTGGCCATGCAGCAAAGCCCCGAATTCCAGGATCTGCGAGGCACGTTCCGCGGATTCACCTTCCCCGTGATGATCGCGGCGTTCCTCTGGTACGTCTTCTACGTCGTCTTCGCCACTTTCGCCCCCGACGTGATGGCCAAGGACTTCCTCGGCCTCAACGTCGGCCTCTGGCTCGGCTTGGCGCAGTTTTTCACCACGTTTTTGATCACCTGGATCTACGTCTCGTGGGCGAACAAGAACATCGAGCCGCGCGCGGCTCATATCCGCGAAGAGATGGAGGGCTAA
- a CDS encoding solute symporter family protein, with product MQTHLFAAEAGEAAGNPLLNIAIFGAFIMVTLYIVTRAGKTTSESADFYTGGASFSGTQNGLAIAGDYLSAASFLGIVGSIALNGYDGFLYSIGFFVAWLVALLLVAEPLRNVGRFTMADVLSFRLRQKPVRVAAAFGTLFVSLFYLIAQMAGAGSLVSVLLNLHSFTAQAICVGIVGVIMIIYVLVGGMKGTTYVQMIKAVLLITGVLIMSVLAFIMAKGGLTAVFDQAIDTHSASSYLAEKGYEAEEIMKPGLKYGETTTSKLDFISLGLSLVLGTAGLPHVLMRFYTVPTAKEARKSVTWAIVLIGSFYLLTLILGYAAAAFVGPDRILAAPGGANSAAPLLAFELGGSIFMALISAVAFATVLAVVAGLAITASASIAHDIYDAVLRDGQATEEEQVRVSRITVVVLGIVSIILGILAMQQNVAFLVSLAFAVAASANLPTILYSLYWKRFNTTGAVASIYTGLISALVLIALSPAVSGSPTAMFPNADWSIFPLTSPGLVSIPLGFLAGIVGTYLGKPDNFDELQAEMEVRSLTGVGVEAPVDH from the coding sequence ATGCAGACTCACCTGTTTGCAGCCGAAGCCGGGGAAGCAGCCGGCAACCCGCTGCTCAACATCGCCATTTTCGGCGCCTTCATCATGGTCACCCTCTACATTGTGACCCGCGCTGGCAAGACCACAAGCGAATCCGCGGACTTCTACACCGGCGGTGCGTCGTTTAGCGGCACGCAAAACGGCCTCGCCATCGCCGGCGACTATCTTTCCGCCGCATCCTTCCTCGGCATCGTCGGCTCGATCGCGCTCAACGGCTACGACGGCTTCCTGTACTCCATCGGCTTCTTCGTCGCGTGGCTGGTCGCGCTGCTGCTGGTGGCGGAGCCGCTGCGCAACGTCGGCCGCTTCACCATGGCCGACGTGCTGTCGTTCCGCCTGCGCCAGAAGCCGGTGCGCGTCGCCGCGGCGTTCGGCACCCTGTTCGTGTCGCTGTTCTACCTCATCGCCCAGATGGCTGGCGCGGGCTCCCTGGTGTCCGTGCTGCTGAACCTGCACTCCTTTACCGCGCAGGCGATCTGCGTGGGCATCGTCGGCGTGATCATGATCATCTACGTCCTCGTCGGCGGCATGAAGGGCACCACGTACGTGCAGATGATCAAGGCTGTGCTGCTCATCACCGGCGTGCTGATCATGTCGGTGCTGGCGTTCATCATGGCCAAGGGCGGCCTGACCGCGGTGTTCGACCAGGCCATCGACACCCACTCCGCGTCTAGCTACCTCGCGGAGAAGGGCTACGAGGCCGAGGAGATTATGAAGCCGGGCCTGAAATACGGCGAGACCACCACTTCCAAGCTGGACTTCATCTCCCTCGGGCTTTCCCTGGTGCTCGGTACCGCAGGTCTGCCGCACGTGCTCATGCGCTTCTACACTGTGCCCACCGCTAAGGAGGCGCGTAAGTCCGTGACCTGGGCGATCGTGCTCATCGGCTCTTTCTACCTGCTCACCCTGATCCTGGGCTACGCCGCGGCCGCCTTCGTCGGCCCGGACCGCATCCTCGCAGCCCCCGGCGGCGCGAACTCGGCGGCCCCGCTGCTCGCATTCGAGCTCGGCGGCTCCATCTTCATGGCGCTGATTTCCGCAGTCGCCTTTGCGACGGTGCTGGCGGTCGTCGCCGGCCTGGCCATCACCGCCTCCGCATCCATCGCCCACGACATCTACGACGCAGTGCTTCGCGACGGCCAGGCCACCGAAGAAGAGCAGGTCCGCGTCTCCCGCATCACCGTGGTCGTGCTGGGCATCGTCTCCATCATCCTGGGCATCCTGGCGATGCAGCAGAACGTGGCCTTCCTGGTCTCCCTGGCGTTCGCCGTCGCGGCGTCCGCGAACCTGCCGACCATCCTGTACTCCCTGTACTGGAAGCGCTTCAACACCACCGGCGCGGTGGCGTCGATCTACACCGGCCTGATCTCCGCCCTGGTGCTGATCGCTCTGTCGCCGGCGGTCTCCGGCAGCCCGACGGCGATGTTCCCCAACGCCGACTGGTCCATCTTCCCGCTGACCAGCCCGGGCTTGGTGTCCATCCCGCTCGGCTTCCTCGCCGGCATTGTCGGCACCTACCTTGGCAAGCCGGACAACTTCGACGAGCTGCAGGCCGAGATGGAGGTCCGCTCGCTGACCGGTGTCGGCGTCGAGGCCCCCGTCGACCACTAA
- a CDS encoding DUF1906 domain-containing protein, protein MAHVTTFNRRTFLKSAGAAAATAALAGSTSAALTAPAARAQQRRVLGTVVDYSAGVPQASAVKAAGHMGAVRYVSDRRPGAEWMRGKPVTAAETRDYKANGLAVASVYQFGRAETADWKRGALGAAAHAPKAMALHTAAGGPTGRPIYVAIDDNPTLEQFNNQINPYLTAMGTAFSAAGFQLGVYGNYYTIAWCLEDGIGSYFWQHDWGSRGKVHPRANLHQVAGQQASIQGVQVDINNVYASDWGQWTPGQPSPLTNLTPGDWSALLQGSSQLSSSWMR, encoded by the coding sequence GTGGCACATGTGACTACCTTTAATCGCCGCACGTTCCTCAAGTCCGCGGGCGCCGCAGCCGCCACCGCCGCGCTCGCCGGCAGCACCTCAGCCGCTCTCACCGCTCCCGCCGCCCGGGCCCAGCAGCGCCGGGTGCTCGGCACGGTGGTGGATTACTCGGCTGGCGTGCCGCAGGCCAGCGCCGTGAAAGCCGCCGGCCACATGGGCGCGGTGCGCTACGTCTCCGACCGCCGCCCCGGCGCCGAATGGATGCGCGGCAAGCCTGTGACCGCGGCCGAAACCCGCGACTACAAGGCCAACGGCCTGGCCGTCGCCTCGGTGTACCAGTTCGGCCGCGCCGAGACCGCCGATTGGAAGCGCGGCGCGCTCGGCGCCGCCGCCCACGCCCCGAAGGCGATGGCGCTGCACACCGCGGCAGGCGGGCCGACCGGGCGCCCGATCTACGTGGCCATCGACGACAACCCCACCCTCGAGCAGTTCAACAACCAGATCAACCCGTATTTGACGGCCATGGGTACTGCCTTCAGCGCCGCCGGTTTCCAGCTCGGCGTGTACGGCAACTATTACACCATTGCCTGGTGCCTCGAAGACGGCATCGGCTCCTACTTCTGGCAGCACGACTGGGGCTCCCGCGGCAAGGTCCACCCGCGGGCGAACCTCCACCAGGTCGCTGGCCAGCAGGCCTCGATCCAGGGCGTGCAGGTGGACATCAACAACGTCTACGCCTCCGACTGGGGCCAGTGGACCCCGGGGCAACCCTCCCCGCTGACCAACCTGACGCCAGGCGACTGGTCCGCACTGCTTCAGGGCAGCAGCCAGCTGTCGTCCTCCTGGATGAGGTAG
- the trhA gene encoding PAQR family membrane homeostasis protein TrhA: MTALKTGQIQRTYVVADRGERPAVRGWFHLVAAALSAISSAVLITFGWMTLPWPQALGVTIYGAGVVLLFAVSAMYHRWPWRSVEAVQWWRRADHATISVFIAATYTPLCLIVFEPRTAAIMLVVAWAGGIGGAVLNLVWINHPRWLDVVVYVGLGWIIVPLLPTLWSSAGPAVVWLLFAGGVVYTLGALVYGFKWPGRSARYYGYHEHFHTATVVAAVCHLVAIWMVVVGR, encoded by the coding sequence ATGACCGCCCTCAAGACAGGCCAAATCCAGCGCACCTACGTGGTCGCGGACCGCGGCGAGCGCCCAGCCGTTCGCGGCTGGTTCCACCTCGTGGCCGCCGCCCTGTCCGCCATCTCCTCGGCCGTGCTGATCACGTTCGGGTGGATGACCCTGCCGTGGCCGCAGGCCCTCGGCGTGACCATCTACGGCGCCGGCGTGGTGCTGTTGTTCGCCGTCTCCGCGATGTACCACCGGTGGCCGTGGCGCTCGGTCGAAGCGGTGCAGTGGTGGCGCCGGGCCGACCACGCCACCATCTCCGTTTTCATTGCCGCCACCTACACCCCGCTGTGCCTGATCGTCTTCGAGCCGCGCACCGCCGCGATCATGCTCGTCGTGGCCTGGGCGGGCGGCATCGGCGGGGCCGTATTGAACCTGGTGTGGATCAACCATCCCCGCTGGCTGGACGTGGTGGTCTATGTGGGCCTGGGCTGGATCATCGTGCCGCTGCTGCCGACGCTGTGGAGCTCCGCCGGCCCCGCCGTGGTGTGGCTGCTGTTCGCCGGCGGCGTCGTCTACACGCTCGGCGCACTGGTCTACGGCTTCAAGTGGCCGGGCCGCTCCGCGCGCTACTACGGCTACCACGAGCACTTCCACACCGCGACCGTCGTCGCCGCCGTGTGCCACCTCGTGGCCATTTGGATGGTGGTTGTGGGCCGCTGA
- a CDS encoding phytoene desaturase family protein → MGSSLANIGGVKPRAVVVGAGPNGLTAAARLAASGWRVEVLERAGKVGGAAATQMLDDATLVDLGAACHPFGAASPAFRALQLEDYGVRWLRAPYEMAHPFDGGAAVLAGSLEDTAAGLGVDGKAWARLHKPVVARVDDLLEDVLAPMPRVPGHPVALARFGARGLWPATALGRAAFRTEEARALLAGSATHAITSPSRPLTGAFGLLFGALGMTRGWPVAEGGSGAVAAALAKVVEEHGGVVRRGEEVRTLPEADAVILNCTPKQALGIRGTSLPARRTRSMRRWRYGPGVHKVDFLLVAPVPWADPRVGKAATVHVGGTAEEIVRAERDVANGVMPERPFVMAAQQYAADPSRGLVLWTYAHVPHGYRERYPGEVAQKITKQIERFAPGFTAVVRDTIETPPQELEAWNPNLVGGDIAGGAMDGTQLLMRQPHRLRKGLYLASASTAPGAGVHGMPGWWAAEAALRDFGATPRR, encoded by the coding sequence ATGGGCAGCAGTCTAGCTAACATTGGCGGGGTGAAACCTCGGGCAGTTGTCGTCGGCGCCGGGCCCAACGGGCTCACGGCCGCCGCTCGCCTCGCGGCCAGCGGATGGCGGGTGGAGGTGCTCGAGCGCGCAGGCAAGGTCGGGGGTGCGGCTGCGACGCAGATGCTTGACGACGCCACGCTGGTCGACCTCGGCGCCGCCTGCCACCCCTTCGGGGCCGCCAGCCCGGCCTTCCGGGCGCTGCAGCTGGAGGACTACGGGGTGCGCTGGCTGCGCGCGCCGTACGAGATGGCGCACCCGTTCGATGGCGGCGCGGCGGTGCTGGCTGGCTCGCTGGAGGACACCGCGGCGGGCCTCGGTGTCGACGGGAAAGCGTGGGCGCGGCTGCATAAGCCGGTGGTAGCGCGCGTGGACGACCTGCTTGAAGACGTGCTCGCGCCGATGCCGCGCGTGCCCGGCCACCCGGTCGCGCTGGCGCGCTTCGGCGCGCGCGGGCTGTGGCCGGCCACGGCGCTGGGGCGCGCGGCGTTTCGCACCGAGGAGGCGCGCGCCCTGTTGGCAGGCAGCGCAACGCACGCGATCACCTCGCCGTCGCGTCCGCTGACCGGGGCGTTCGGCCTGTTGTTCGGCGCGCTCGGGATGACGCGCGGCTGGCCGGTGGCGGAAGGAGGCTCGGGCGCGGTCGCGGCGGCTCTAGCCAAAGTTGTCGAGGAGCACGGCGGGGTGGTGCGCCGCGGCGAGGAGGTGCGAACCCTGCCCGAGGCGGACGCAGTGATCCTCAACTGCACCCCCAAGCAGGCGTTGGGCATCCGCGGCACGTCGCTGCCCGCCCGCCGCACCCGGTCCATGCGCCGGTGGCGTTACGGGCCGGGCGTGCACAAGGTGGACTTCCTGCTGGTCGCCCCGGTGCCGTGGGCGGATCCCCGGGTGGGCAAGGCGGCCACGGTGCACGTCGGCGGCACCGCGGAAGAGATCGTGCGCGCCGAGCGGGACGTGGCCAACGGGGTCATGCCCGAGCGCCCCTTCGTGATGGCGGCGCAGCAGTACGCCGCCGACCCCTCGCGGGGGCTGGTGCTGTGGACCTACGCGCATGTCCCGCACGGCTACCGGGAGCGCTACCCGGGCGAGGTGGCGCAGAAGATCACCAAGCAGATCGAGCGGTTCGCGCCGGGCTTTACCGCGGTGGTGAGAGACACAATCGAGACGCCGCCGCAAGAACTGGAGGCGTGGAACCCCAACCTCGTCGGCGGCGACATCGCGGGCGGCGCCATGGACGGCACCCAGCTGCTCATGCGCCAGCCGCACCGGCTGCGCAAGGGGCTGTACCTGGCCTCGGCGTCGACGGCGCCGGGCGCCGGGGTGCACGGCATGCCCGGGTGGTGGGCCGCCGAGGCGGCGCTGCGGGACTTCGGGGCTACTCCTCGCCGGTGA
- a CDS encoding mycoredoxin encodes MTVAAPETSSHVTIFAAEWCPFCRKLRERLDRTETPYDLVDVDADGMDEVNAWIESVNDGNRIVPTVLYSDGTHATNPEASAVRAKLRELTGEE; translated from the coding sequence ATGACCGTTGCCGCACCTGAGACCTCCTCGCACGTGACCATCTTCGCCGCAGAATGGTGCCCGTTCTGCCGCAAGCTGCGCGAGCGCCTCGACCGCACCGAGACCCCCTATGATCTGGTCGACGTGGACGCCGACGGCATGGACGAGGTCAACGCCTGGATCGAGTCCGTCAACGACGGCAACCGCATCGTGCCCACGGTGCTCTACTCCGACGGCACCCACGCCACCAACCCTGAGGCCTCCGCGGTGCGCGCGAAGCTGCGCGAGCTCACCGGCGAGGAGTAG
- a CDS encoding dihydrofolate reductase, with the protein MTLGAIWAQSLDGIIGDGAGMPWHLPEDLKHFKETTLGSPIIMGRRTWESLPVRPLPGRKNIVLSSREDDEWSDGASVCRDIPDLESDAWIIGGAQVYEATLDEVDVIERTLIDVHPDLPANKAVHAPRIDDAFELVRDGEWQTSTTGLRYKFQRFERV; encoded by the coding sequence ATGACCTTGGGCGCAATCTGGGCCCAAAGCCTCGACGGCATCATCGGCGACGGCGCCGGCATGCCGTGGCACCTGCCCGAGGACCTCAAGCACTTCAAGGAGACCACCCTCGGCAGCCCCATCATCATGGGGCGGCGCACCTGGGAGTCGCTGCCCGTGCGCCCGCTGCCGGGCCGCAAGAACATCGTGCTGTCCTCGCGCGAGGACGACGAGTGGTCCGACGGCGCGTCCGTGTGCCGCGACATCCCGGATTTGGAGTCGGACGCGTGGATCATCGGCGGCGCCCAGGTCTACGAGGCCACCCTCGACGAGGTCGACGTCATCGAGCGCACACTTATCGACGTCCATCCGGACCTGCCCGCAAACAAAGCCGTCCACGCGCCCCGCATCGACGACGCCTTCGAGCTGGTCCGCGACGGCGAGTGGCAGACCTCCACGACCGGCCTGCGCTACAAGTTCCAACGTTTTGAAAGGGTTTGA
- a CDS encoding thymidylate synthase yields MISTPYEDLLRDVLENGTEKGDRTGTGTRSVFGRQIRYDLSESFPLLTTKKVYFKGVVGELLWFLRGDSNVRWLQDNGVRIWNEWADDDGELGPVYGVQWRSWPTPDGGHIDQIEEVLRTLKENPDSRRNLVSAWNVAELDKMALMPCHLLFQLYVADGRLSMQVYQRSADMFLGVPFNIASYALLTHMFAQQAGLEVGELIWTGGDCHIYNNHLDQVREQLTREPREYPQLKLRKAASIFDYDFADIEVEGYDPHPTIKAEVSV; encoded by the coding sequence GTGATTTCCACCCCGTACGAGGACCTGCTGCGCGACGTTTTAGAAAACGGCACCGAGAAGGGCGACCGTACCGGCACCGGCACCCGCAGCGTGTTCGGCCGCCAGATCCGCTACGACTTGTCCGAGTCCTTTCCCCTGCTGACCACGAAGAAGGTGTACTTCAAGGGTGTCGTCGGCGAGCTGCTGTGGTTCTTGCGCGGCGACTCCAACGTGCGCTGGCTGCAGGACAACGGGGTGCGCATCTGGAACGAGTGGGCCGACGACGACGGCGAGCTCGGCCCGGTCTACGGCGTGCAGTGGCGCTCCTGGCCCACCCCCGACGGCGGGCACATCGACCAGATCGAGGAGGTCCTGCGCACCCTGAAGGAGAACCCGGATTCGCGCCGCAACCTGGTGTCCGCCTGGAACGTGGCCGAGCTGGACAAGATGGCGCTGATGCCCTGCCACCTGCTGTTCCAGCTCTACGTCGCCGACGGCCGCTTGAGTATGCAGGTGTACCAGCGCTCCGCCGACATGTTCCTCGGTGTGCCGTTCAACATCGCCTCCTACGCGCTGTTGACCCACATGTTCGCCCAGCAGGCGGGCCTTGAGGTCGGCGAGCTGATCTGGACGGGCGGCGACTGCCACATTTACAACAACCACCTCGACCAGGTGCGCGAGCAGCTGACCCGCGAACCCCGCGAGTACCCGCAGCTGAAGCTGCGCAAGGCGGCGTCGATCTTCGACTACGACTTCGCCGACATCGAGGTTGAGGGCTACGACCCCCACCCCACCATCAAGGCGGAGGTGTCCGTATGA